In Rhododendron vialii isolate Sample 1 chromosome 9a, ASM3025357v1, the following are encoded in one genomic region:
- the LOC131299658 gene encoding uncharacterized protein LOC131299658 → MAPQDLRGDNNESANQDDSEVLMINLGEEKNCFELIVVAAEGAYPNWTVEHTLKYKIKNADSDLGSDSDSDFESTQSESSFSSFQTTESSEESPVKTPRHHIYFEFDSEMFFDNFSNENEDLEYFTLPMINYGENHFHYTMGNLRYRVLPFGLKNIGATYQRMATTLLHDMIHKEVEKMLGFLITRRGIEVDLSKIRAIMEILTPKIEKEVRSFLGKVQFISRFISKLTATCEPLFKLLKKDTDFEWNQDCQQAFEVVKEYLQNPPVLAPPFPRKPLIMYLSVTETSMGCMLAQENNAKIECALYYLSKKMMDYETRCTPLEKTCWGLVWAIKKLRHYLLAHQVVLVSQLDPIKYLFEKPTLIGKLARWLLLLVEFDLKYMAKKSVKGRVVAEFLADHPVTEAEAEDFMIPDKDILFLLDDTWQLYFDGASNQFGYGIGVLLVSPKRFSYPSVIQTKVKKDTLKLYHSMLEALIPQFDSIIFTHTPRVSNRFTDALAIVASMVEIPLGFTMQPLMIKQKVKPVCECAFTEENEDDGKPWYEDVMKFLEKRRVSLRSHLKG, encoded by the exons ATGGCCCCTCAAGACTTGCGTGGTGACAATAATGAAAGTGCGAATCAAGATGACAGTGAAGTGTTGATGATCAACCttggtgaggaaaaaaattgctTTGAGCTGATTGTGGTTGCTGCAGAAGGGGCTTACCCGAACTGGACCGTGGAACACActctaaaatacaaaataaaaaatgctgaCTCGGATCTTGGTTCTGATTCTGATTCCGACTTCGAGTCAACTCAATCCGAGTCTagtttttcatcttttcaaactactgAGTCTAGTGAGGAAAGCCCAGTCAAAACACCAAGGCACCATATTTATTTCGAATTTGACTCTGAAATgttttttgacaattttagcAATGAAAATGAGGATTTAGAGTATTTCACTTTGCCTATGATTAACTAT GGAGAAAACCACTTTCACTACACCATGGGGAACCTACGCTACCGGGTGTTGCCATTTGGGTTGAAAAACATTGGAGCCACTTACCAGAGGATGGCAACAACACTGCTGCATGACATGATACACAAAGAAGTAGAG AAAATGTTAGGATTCCTTATCACTCGAAGAGGAATCGAAGTGGACCTTTCCAAGATACGAGCTATCATGGAGATACTAACTCCGAAGATAGAAAAGGAAGTACGAAGCTTTCTAGGAAAAGTGcaattcatcagcaggttcatttcCAAACTCACAGCCACTTGTGAACCTCTTTTCAAACTCTTGAAGAAAGACACAGATTTTGAATGGAATCAAGACTGTCAACAAGCATTTGAAGTAGTCAAGGAGTACCTTCAGAATCCGCCTGTGTTAGCACCACCCTTCCCTAGAAAACCATTAATTATGTACCTCTCAGTGACGGAAACATCCATGGGATGCATGCTAGCACAAGAAAACAATGCTAAAATAGAGTGCGCCCTATACTACCTCAGCAAAAAGATGATGGACTATGAAACAAGATGCACTCCTTTGGAAAAGACCTGCTGGGGGCTAGTATGGGCCATAAAGAAACTAAGACATTACCTATTAGCACATCAGGTAGTTCTAGTTTCTCAATTAGacccaatcaaatatctttttgaGAAGCCAACACTTATTGGAAAGCTGGCTAGATGGTTATTGCTGCTAGTAGAGTTCGACCTTAAATACATGGCAAAGAAATCAGTAAAAGGAAGGGTAGTGGCAGAGTTCTTGGCAGATCACCCCGTGACAGAGGCTGAGGCTGAGGACTTCATGATCCCAGACAAAGACATTTTATTTCTCTTAGACGACACCTGGCAGCTTTACTTTGATGGAGCATCAAACCAATTTGGGTATGGCATAGGGGTACTGCTAGTTTCCCCAAAACGATTCTCATATCCCTCTGTCATACAAACTAAG GTTAAAAAGGACACGTTGAAACTATACCACTCTATGCTAGAAGCTCTAATTCCGCAATTCGACTCCATCATTTTCACGCACACTCCACGAGTGAGTAATAGGTTCACAGATGCACTGGCAATAGTGGCCTCTATGGTGGAAATACCCCTAGGATTCACAATGCAGCCACTAATGATCAAGCAAAAGGTCAAGCCAGTATGTGAGTGTGCTTTCACAGAGGAAAATGAGGACGATGGGAAGCCATGGTATGAGGATGTGATGAAGTTCCTGGAAAAAAGGAGAGTATCCCTCCGAAGCCACCTCAAAGGATAA